The proteins below come from a single Fusobacterium nucleatum genomic window:
- a CDS encoding RIO1 family regulatory kinase/ATPase: MDKIDISKIIKVLKDDHRSYVCVFKVDGDNKEYVCKEPREKNTRKWQKFLNFFRGSESKREYYQMKRINSLGLKTAKPIFFDKDYLVYEYIEGNKPTINDIDLVVKELQKIHSMGYLHGDSHIDNFLITPNKEIYIIDSKFQKNKYGKFGQIFEMMYLEDSVGIEINYDKKSFYYKGAILLRKYLTFFSKLKNIIRGK; encoded by the coding sequence ATGGATAAAATTGATATTTCAAAAATTATAAAAGTTTTAAAAGATGACCATAGAAGTTATGTCTGTGTTTTTAAAGTAGATGGAGATAATAAAGAATATGTATGTAAAGAACCAAGAGAAAAAAATACAAGAAAATGGCAAAAATTTTTAAATTTTTTTAGAGGTTCTGAAAGTAAAAGAGAGTATTACCAAATGAAAAGAATAAACTCTTTGGGACTTAAAACAGCTAAACCTATTTTTTTTGATAAAGATTATCTTGTCTATGAATATATTGAAGGAAATAAACCAACAATAAATGATATTGATTTAGTAGTGAAAGAGCTTCAAAAAATTCATTCTATGGGATATTTACATGGAGATTCACATATAGATAATTTTTTAATAACACCTAATAAAGAAATATATATAATAGATTCAAAATTTCAAAAAAATAAATATGGAAAATTTGGACAAATCTTTGAAATGATGTATTTAGAAGATAGTGTAGGAATAGAAATTAACTATGATAAAAAAAGTTTTTACTATAAGGGAGCAATCTTACTTAGGAAATATTTAACTTTTTTTTCAAAATTAAAAAATATAATTAGAGGAAAATAA
- a CDS encoding glycosyltransferase family 9 protein, which translates to MENHKRILVIRLSSIGDIILTTAVLKAFKEKYPDYIIDFLVIDKFKDAISLSPYVDNLLLYDKRKNDGLFNLIKFSKELSKNNYDYVFDLHSKFRSKIITFILNKFYGVKAYTYRKRAFWKSILVNLKLIKYKVDNTIVKNYFSAFKDFDLEYQGEKLNFSFEPKLKDKFLEYKNYIVFAVGASKETKKWTVEGFGKLAKKLYETYDKKIILVGGKEDCERCDTIEKISENSVVNLAGKLSLKETGALLSQARFLLTNDSGPFHIARGVGCRTFVIFGPTSPEMFDFGENDVLVYNKIECSPCSLHGDKICPKKHFNCMKDLSYEKVFKIIKNKEW; encoded by the coding sequence TTGGAAAATCATAAAAGAATATTAGTTATAAGATTGAGTTCAATAGGAGATATAATACTTACAACAGCTGTACTTAAAGCATTTAAAGAAAAATATCCAGACTATATAATAGATTTTTTAGTGATAGATAAATTTAAAGATGCTATAAGTTTATCTCCTTATGTTGATAATTTATTACTTTATGATAAAAGGAAAAATGATGGACTTTTTAATTTAATAAAATTTAGTAAAGAGCTTTCAAAAAATAATTATGATTATGTATTTGATTTACATTCTAAATTTCGTTCAAAGATAATTACATTCATTTTAAATAAATTTTATGGAGTAAAAGCTTATACATATAGAAAAAGAGCTTTTTGGAAATCTATACTTGTGAATTTAAAATTAATAAAATATAAAGTTGATAATACCATAGTTAAAAATTATTTTTCAGCTTTTAAAGATTTTGATTTAGAATATCAGGGAGAAAAATTAAATTTTTCATTTGAACCTAAGCTAAAAGATAAATTTTTAGAATATAAAAACTATATAGTTTTTGCAGTTGGAGCTTCAAAAGAAACTAAAAAATGGACTGTTGAGGGTTTTGGGAAATTAGCTAAAAAGCTATATGAAACTTATGATAAAAAAATAATTTTAGTTGGTGGTAAAGAAGATTGTGAAAGATGTGATACAATAGAAAAGATAAGTGAAAATTCTGTTGTAAATTTAGCTGGAAAATTAAGTTTAAAAGAAACAGGAGCTTTACTTTCACAAGCAAGATTTTTACTTACAAATGATTCAGGTCCTTTTCATATTGCAAGAGGAGTTGGTTGTAGAACCTTTGTAATATTTGGTCCAACAAGTCCAGAAATGTTTGATTTTGGAGAAAATGATGTGTTAGTCTACAATAAGATTGAATGTTCTCCTTGTAGTTTACATGGGGATAAGATTTGTCCAAAAAAGCATTTTAATTGTATGAAAGATTTAAGTTATGAAAAAGTTTTTAAAATAATAAAAAATAAGGAGTGGTAA
- the recA gene encoding recombinase RecA, producing MAAKKDKKVPDTKIIDKEGKEKAVKDAMASITKDFGAGLIMKLGEKSSMNVESIPTGSINLDIALGIGGVPKGRIIEVYGAESSGKTTLALHIIAESQKQGGTVAFIDAEHALDPVYAKALGVDIDELLISQPDYGEQALEIADTLVRSGAIDLIVIDSVAALVPKAEIDGEMSDQQMGLQARLMSKGLRKLTGNLNKYKTTMIFINQIREKIGVTYGPTTTTTGGKALKFYSSVRLEVKKMGTVKQGDDPIGSEVIVKVTKNKVAPPFKEAAFEILYGKGISRIGEIIDAAVARDVIVKAGSWFSFRDQSIGQGKEKVRAELETNPELLAQVEADLKEAIAKGPVDKKKKKSKKEVASDDTDENNEVDDDTVENND from the coding sequence ATGGCAGCAAAAAAAGATAAAAAAGTCCCAGATACAAAAATAATAGATAAAGAAGGAAAAGAGAAAGCAGTCAAAGATGCAATGGCATCAATTACAAAAGATTTTGGAGCTGGGCTTATTATGAAGTTGGGAGAAAAAAGTTCTATGAATGTAGAATCTATTCCAACAGGAAGTATAAATTTGGATATAGCTTTAGGAATAGGTGGAGTACCTAAGGGAAGAATTATTGAGGTTTATGGTGCTGAAAGTTCAGGAAAAACAACTCTTGCTCTACATATTATAGCCGAGTCACAAAAACAAGGTGGAACGGTTGCATTTATTGATGCTGAACATGCACTTGATCCAGTTTATGCAAAAGCATTGGGAGTTGATATAGACGAACTTTTAATTTCTCAACCAGACTATGGAGAACAAGCACTTGAAATTGCCGATACTCTTGTTAGGTCTGGAGCTATTGACTTAATAGTTATAGATTCAGTTGCAGCACTTGTTCCAAAGGCAGAAATAGATGGAGAAATGTCTGATCAACAAATGGGATTACAAGCAAGATTAATGTCAAAAGGTTTAAGAAAATTGACAGGAAATCTTAATAAATATAAAACTACAATGATTTTTATTAACCAAATCAGAGAAAAAATTGGTGTAACTTATGGACCTACAACTACAACTACTGGTGGAAAAGCACTTAAATTTTATTCATCAGTTAGATTAGAAGTTAAAAAAATGGGTACAGTAAAACAAGGAGATGATCCAATAGGAAGTGAAGTTATAGTAAAAGTAACTAAGAATAAGGTTGCTCCTCCATTTAAAGAAGCAGCATTTGAAATATTATATGGGAAAGGAATTTCAAGAATAGGTGAAATTATAGATGCAGCTGTTGCAAGAGATGTAATAGTTAAAGCTGGTTCTTGGTTCAGTTTTAGGGATCAAAGTATAGGACAAGGAAAAGAAAAAGTAAGAGCAGAATTAGAAACAAATCCAGAATTATTAGCACAAGTTGAAGCAGATTTAAAAGAAGCTATTGCAAAAGGTCCTGTTGATAAGAAAAAGAAAAAATCTAAAAAAGAAGTTGCTTCTGATGATACTGATGAAAATAATGAAGTAGATGATGATACAGTTGAAAATAATGATTAA
- a CDS encoding regulatory protein RecX — MIQLKIMIKGNKLILDNDKIIYLTKEMFSKFDLKDKTELDNETFYSLIYFRIKLSAYNMLAKRDYFKKELKNKLIEKIGFTDIVEDVVDDFEEKGYLDDYEKAKSYAAQHSNYGTKKLSFIFYQMGVDREIVSEILEDEKDNQIEKIKQLWIKLANKEHKKKIESILRKGFLYGDIKKAISSLEEEEE, encoded by the coding sequence ATGATACAGTTGAAAATAATGATTAAGGGAAATAAACTTATCCTTGATAATGATAAAATTATTTATCTAACCAAAGAAATGTTTTCTAAGTTTGATTTAAAAGATAAAACTGAACTTGATAATGAAACTTTTTATTCTTTAATTTATTTTAGAATTAAACTATCAGCTTACAATATGTTAGCTAAAAGAGATTATTTTAAAAAGGAATTAAAAAATAAATTAATAGAAAAAATCGGTTTTACAGATATAGTTGAAGATGTTGTAGATGATTTTGAAGAAAAAGGTTACTTAGATGACTATGAAAAAGCAAAATCTTATGCAGCACAACATTCTAACTATGGAACAAAAAAATTATCTTTTATCTTTTACCAAATGGGAGTTGATAGAGAAATAGTGTCTGAAATTCTTGAAGATGAAAAAGATAATCAAATAGAAAAAATAAAACAACTTTGGATAAAATTAGCTAATAAGGAACACAAGAAGAAAATTGAAAGTATATTGAGAAAAGGCTTCTTGTACGGAGATATAAAAAAAGCAATATCTTCTTTGGAGGAGGAAGAAGAATGA
- the tsaD gene encoding tRNA (adenosine(37)-N6)-threonylcarbamoyltransferase complex transferase subunit TsaD, with the protein MIILGIESSCDETSIAVLKDGKEILSNNISSQIEIHKEYGGVVPEIASRQHIKNIATVLEESLEQAKITLDDVDYIAVTYAPGLIGALLVGISFAKGLSYAKNIPIIPVHHIKGHMYANFLEHDIELPCISLVVSGGHTNIIYIDKNHNFINIGETLDDAVGESCDKVARVLGLGYPGGPVIDKMYYKGDRNFLKITKPKVSRFDFSFSGIKTAIINFDNNMKMKNQEYKKEDLAASFLGTVVDILCDKTLDAAVEKNVKTIMLAGGVAANSLLRSQLTEKATEKGIKVIYPSMKLCTDNAAMIAEAAYYKLKNAKNEKDCFAGLDLNGVASLMVSDEKAM; encoded by the coding sequence ATGATTATTTTAGGTATAGAAAGTTCATGTGATGAAACTTCTATTGCAGTTTTAAAAGATGGGAAAGAAATTTTATCAAACAATATTTCTTCTCAAATTGAAATTCATAAAGAATATGGTGGAGTTGTTCCAGAAATTGCTTCAAGGCAACATATTAAAAATATAGCTACTGTACTTGAAGAAAGTTTAGAACAAGCAAAAATTACCTTAGATGATGTGGACTATATAGCAGTAACTTATGCCCCAGGATTAATTGGGGCTTTACTTGTGGGAATTTCATTTGCAAAAGGTTTATCTTATGCAAAAAATATTCCTATTATTCCAGTTCATCATATTAAAGGACATATGTATGCAAATTTCTTGGAACATGATATAGAGTTACCTTGTATTTCTCTTGTTGTATCTGGTGGACATACTAATATTATATATATTGATAAAAATCATAATTTCATCAATATTGGAGAAACCTTGGATGATGCTGTTGGAGAAAGCTGTGATAAGGTTGCAAGAGTTTTAGGACTAGGATATCCTGGTGGACCTGTAATAGATAAGATGTATTATAAGGGAGATAGAAATTTTCTAAAAATTACTAAACCGAAAGTTTCAAGATTTGATTTTAGTTTTTCAGGAATAAAAACAGCTATTATAAATTTTGATAACAATATGAAAATGAAAAATCAAGAATATAAAAAAGAAGATTTAGCAGCTTCTTTTTTAGGAACTGTTGTGGATATTCTATGTGATAAAACTTTGGATGCAGCAGTTGAAAAAAATGTAAAAACTATTATGCTTGCAGGTGGAGTTGCAGCTAACTCACTTTTAAGAAGCCAACTTACAGAAAAGGCAACTGAAAAGGGGATTAAAGTTATATATCCAAGTATGAAACTGTGTACAGATAATGCAGCTATGATAGCAGAGGCAGCATATTATAAGTTAAAAAATGCTAAAAATGAAAAAGATTGTTTTGCAGGATTAGACTTAAATGGTGTTGCAAGTTTAATGGTTAGTGATGAGAAAGCTATGTAA
- a CDS encoding vWA domain-containing protein: MNKFFIALFLIIFGFSFSNKTFTKTVIKNKNNIVDVVFILDRSGSMGGLESDTIGGFNSMLEKQRKLEGKAYITTVLFDDQYELLHDRVNISKINNITEKEYFVRGSTALLDAIGKTIAKEKAIQDTLGENEKADKVLFVIITDGLENASREYSSTTVKKLIEAQKEKYGWEFLFLGANIDAIETANSIGISAERAVNYNSDSIGTKKNYDTLNKAVEEVRSGNELKKEWKADIEKDYNERKNNMN, encoded by the coding sequence ATGAATAAATTTTTTATTGCTTTATTTCTTATTATATTTGGATTCAGTTTTTCAAATAAAACTTTTACAAAAACTGTTATTAAGAATAAAAATAATATAGTTGATGTAGTTTTTATCCTAGATAGAAGTGGTTCTATGGGAGGATTAGAATCTGATACTATTGGTGGATTTAATTCTATGCTAGAAAAACAAAGAAAATTAGAAGGTAAGGCTTATATTACAACTGTTTTATTTGATGATCAGTATGAGTTATTACATGATAGAGTTAATATTTCTAAGATTAATAATATAACTGAAAAAGAATATTTTGTTAGAGGAAGTACAGCTCTTTTAGATGCTATTGGTAAAACTATTGCTAAGGAAAAAGCTATTCAAGATACATTAGGAGAAAATGAAAAAGCAGACAAAGTCTTATTTGTTATAATAACAGATGGATTAGAAAATGCAAGTAGAGAATATAGTTCTACTACTGTTAAAAAATTAATAGAAGCTCAAAAAGAAAAATATGGTTGGGAATTTTTATTTTTAGGTGCAAATATTGATGCAATAGAAACAGCAAATTCAATAGGTATTAGTGCTGAAAGGGCTGTAAACTATAATTCTGACAGTATAGGAACTAAAAAGAATTATGATACTTTAAATAAAGCAGTTGAAGAAGTTCGTTCAGGAAATGAATTGAAAAAAGAATGGAAAGCTGATATAGAAAAAGATTATAATGAAAGAAAAAATAATATGAATTAA
- a CDS encoding pyridoxamine 5'-phosphate oxidase family protein, with product MRKADREIKSRDEIIEIMKRCDVCRLAFNNGEYPYIIPLNFGLEVDDKKIILYFHSALEGTKVEIIKREMKATFEMDGKHELQYYEEKGYCTMSYESVIGKGEIKILPENEKMEALKKLMAQYHKDKEAYFNPAAIPRTLVYSLEVEEITAKRK from the coding sequence ATGAGAAAGGCAGATAGAGAAATTAAAAGTAGAGATGAAATAATAGAAATAATGAAAAGATGTGATGTATGTAGGTTAGCTTTTAATAATGGAGAATATCCCTATATAATTCCATTAAATTTTGGTTTAGAAGTTGATGATAAAAAAATAATTCTTTATTTTCATAGTGCCTTGGAAGGTACAAAAGTTGAAATAATAAAAAGAGAGATGAAAGCAACCTTTGAAATGGATGGAAAACATGAGCTCCAATACTATGAAGAAAAAGGTTATTGTACTATGTCATATGAAAGTGTTATAGGCAAAGGGGAAATAAAAATATTACCTGAAAATGAAAAAATGGAAGCATTAAAAAAGTTGATGGCTCAATATCATAAAGATAAAGAGGCTTACTTTAATCCAGCAGCAATTCCAAGAACTCTTGTATATTCTTTGGAGGTTGAAGAAATAACAGCTAAAAGAAAATAG
- a CDS encoding complement resistance protein TraT → MRKFFKTILFSSLLIFTFVSCSTLHTVVSKRNLDVQTKMSDTIWLEPAAANERTVFVQIRNTSGKNLNIEQKITSVLTSKGYRVVNNPAEAKYWLQANILKVDKVNLDSENGFSDAVLGAGIGGVLGAQRSGGAYTALGWGLAGAAIGTLADALVDDTAYAMVTDILITEKTGRNVKTSTRNSIKQGNSGSITSTSNASSNMEKYSTRVLSTANQVNLNFNSAIPLLEDELGKVIAGIF, encoded by the coding sequence ATGAGAAAATTTTTTAAAACTATATTATTCAGTTCACTACTAATATTTACTTTTGTATCTTGTTCAACTTTACATACAGTAGTTTCAAAAAGAAACTTAGATGTACAAACAAAAATGTCAGATACAATTTGGCTAGAGCCAGCAGCTGCAAATGAAAGAACAGTATTCGTTCAAATCAGAAATACTTCTGGAAAAAATTTAAATATTGAGCAAAAAATAACAAGTGTTCTTACATCAAAAGGTTATAGAGTTGTTAATAACCCAGCAGAAGCAAAATATTGGTTACAAGCTAATATTTTAAAAGTAGATAAAGTTAATTTAGATAGTGAGAATGGTTTTTCCGATGCTGTTTTAGGAGCAGGAATTGGAGGAGTGCTAGGAGCTCAACGTTCTGGTGGAGCATATACGGCTCTTGGTTGGGGACTTGCTGGAGCAGCAATAGGAACATTAGCTGATGCTTTGGTTGATGATACCGCTTATGCAATGGTAACAGATATTTTAATTACAGAAAAAACTGGAAGAAATGTTAAAACTTCAACAAGAAATTCTATTAAACAAGGAAATTCTGGAAGTATAACATCTACTTCTAATGCTTCATCTAATATGGAAAAATATTCTACAAGAGTTTTAAGTACAGCTAATCAAGTGAACTTAAATTTTAATAGTGCTATTCCACTATTAGAAGATGAATTAGGAAAAGTGATTGCAGGAATATTTTAA
- a CDS encoding phospho-sugar mutase, which produces MFLDEYKKWLDSDMLSASEKEELKSIANDEKEIESRFYTDLSFGTAGMRGIRGIGRNRMNKYNIRKATQGLANYIIKETGEVGKKKGVAIAYDSRLDSVENAINTAMTLAGNGIKVYLFDGVRSTPELSFAVRELKTQAGIMITASHNPKEYNGYKVYWEDGAQIVDPQATGIVSSVAAVDIFTGIKIMEEKEAIDKGLLVYVGKKLDDRYIEEVKKNAINPNVENKDKIKFVYSPLHGVAARPVERVLKEMGYTNVYPVKEQEKPDGNFPTCDYANPEDTTVFKLSTELADKVGAKICIANDPDGDRMGLAVLDNDGKWFFPNGNQIGILFAEYILNHKKDIPENGTMITTVVSTPLFDTIVKKNGKKALRVLTGFKYIGEKIRQFENKELDGTFLFGFEEAIGYLIGTHVRDKDAVVASMMIAEMATTFENNGSSIYNEIMKIYKKYGWRLEITVPVTKKGKDGLEEIQKIMKSMRAKNHTEIAGIKVKEYRDYQKGIEGLPKADVIQMVLEDETYLTVRPSGTEPKIKFYISVVDTDRKVAENKLVKMEKEFVNYAENL; this is translated from the coding sequence ATGTTTTTAGATGAATACAAAAAATGGTTAGATTCTGATATGTTATCTGCAAGTGAAAAAGAGGAATTAAAAAGTATTGCTAATGATGAAAAAGAAATTGAAAGTAGATTCTATACAGATTTAAGTTTTGGAACTGCTGGTATGAGAGGAATAAGAGGCATTGGTAGAAACAGAATGAATAAATATAATATAAGGAAAGCTACACAAGGTTTAGCTAATTATATTATAAAAGAAACAGGAGAAGTAGGAAAGAAAAAAGGTGTTGCTATTGCTTATGATTCAAGATTAGATTCTGTTGAAAATGCTATTAATACTGCAATGACTTTGGCAGGAAATGGAATAAAAGTTTATCTATTTGATGGGGTGAGATCAACTCCTGAACTTTCTTTTGCAGTCAGAGAATTAAAAACACAAGCAGGTATTATGATAACTGCTTCTCATAATCCAAAAGAATATAATGGATATAAAGTTTATTGGGAAGATGGTGCTCAAATAGTAGATCCACAAGCAACAGGTATTGTAAGCTCTGTTGCAGCAGTTGATATATTTACTGGTATTAAAATAATGGAAGAAAAAGAAGCAATAGATAAAGGACTCCTTGTTTATGTTGGAAAAAAGCTAGATGACAGATATATAGAAGAAGTTAAGAAAAATGCTATCAATCCTAATGTAGAAAATAAAGATAAAATAAAATTTGTATATTCTCCTTTACATGGAGTTGCAGCAAGACCAGTTGAAAGAGTTTTAAAAGAAATGGGTTATACAAATGTGTATCCTGTGAAAGAACAAGAAAAACCTGATGGAAATTTTCCTACTTGTGATTATGCAAACCCAGAAGACACAACTGTTTTTAAATTAAGTACAGAACTTGCTGATAAGGTTGGAGCCAAAATTTGTATAGCAAATGACCCTGATGGGGATAGAATGGGCTTAGCAGTTCTTGATAATGATGGAAAATGGTTTTTCCCAAATGGAAATCAAATAGGAATCTTATTTGCAGAATATATTTTAAATCATAAGAAAGATATTCCAGAAAATGGAACTATGATAACAACTGTTGTATCAACTCCACTTTTTGACACTATTGTAAAAAAGAATGGTAAAAAGGCTTTAAGAGTTCTTACTGGTTTTAAATATATAGGTGAGAAAATTAGACAGTTTGAAAATAAAGAATTAGATGGAACTTTCTTATTTGGTTTTGAAGAAGCAATAGGATATTTAATAGGTACTCATGTTAGAGATAAAGATGCAGTTGTCGCTTCTATGATGATTGCAGAAATGGCTACAACTTTTGAAAATAATGGTTCAAGTATTTACAATGAAATTATGAAAATTTATAAAAAATATGGTTGGCGTTTAGAAATTACTGTTCCTGTAACTAAAAAAGGAAAAGATGGGCTTGAAGAAATACAAAAAATTATGAAGTCTATGAGAGCAAAAAATCATACAGAAATAGCAGGTATAAAAGTAAAAGAATATAGAGATTATCAAAAAGGTATAGAAGGTTTACCAAAAGCTGATGTCATCCAAATGGTTTTAGAAGATGAAACTTATTTAACAGTAAGACCTTCTGGAACAGAGCCTAAGATTAAATTCTATATTTCAGTTGTAGATACTGATAGAAAAGTTGCTGAAAATAAATTAGTTAAGATGGAAAAAGAATTTGTAAACTATGCTGAAAATCTATAA
- the hemW gene encoding radical SAM family heme chaperone HemW — protein sequence MLKIYNTYIHIPFCERKCNYCDFTSLKGTDSQIEKYINYLLKEIYIYSQKYDLSQKQDTIYFGGGTPSLLPINSLKKILSKFSYDKNTEITIEINPKTVDVNKLKEYKKLGINRLSIGIQTFNDDNLKVLGRIHNSQEAIKVYNLAKECGFDNISLDIMFSLPSQTLAMLQNDLEKLVSLNPNHISIYSLIWEEGTRFFRDLKSGKLKETDNDLEANMYEYIIQFLKSKDYIHYEISNFSKKGFESRHNSIYWENKQYLGVGLSAAGYLGNVRYKNFFNLKDYHNNLGKNILPIDEKEILTKEDIEQYRYLVGFRLLNKIIVPSKKYLEKCASLYKDGYLLKKENGYILSHKGLMLFNDFISNFIDI from the coding sequence ATGCTGAAAATCTATAATACATATATACATATCCCTTTTTGTGAAAGAAAATGTAATTATTGTGATTTTACTTCATTAAAAGGTACTGATAGTCAAATTGAAAAATATATAAATTATCTTTTAAAAGAAATATATATTTACAGTCAAAAATATGATTTATCACAGAAACAAGATACAATTTATTTTGGTGGAGGGACACCTTCCCTCCTACCAATAAATAGCTTAAAAAAAATCTTATCTAAGTTTTCTTATGATAAAAATACTGAAATTACTATTGAAATTAATCCTAAAACGGTTGATGTCAACAAATTGAAAGAATATAAAAAGCTAGGAATTAATAGATTAAGTATAGGAATACAAACTTTTAATGATGATAATTTAAAAGTTTTGGGTAGAATACATAATTCACAGGAAGCTATTAAAGTATATAATTTAGCAAAGGAATGTGGGTTTGATAATATCAGTTTAGATATTATGTTTTCTTTACCTAGTCAAACACTGGCTATGCTTCAAAATGATTTAGAAAAATTAGTTAGTTTAAATCCAAATCATATATCAATTTATTCTTTAATTTGGGAAGAAGGAACTAGATTTTTTAGAGATTTAAAATCTGGAAAATTAAAAGAAACTGATAATGATTTAGAAGCTAATATGTATGAATATATAATTCAATTTTTAAAGTCAAAAGACTATATTCATTATGAAATTTCAAACTTTTCTAAAAAAGGTTTTGAGTCAAGGCATAACTCAATATATTGGGAGAATAAACAATATTTAGGTGTGGGTCTGTCAGCTGCTGGATATTTAGGTAATGTTAGATATAAGAATTTTTTTAACTTAAAAGATTATCATAACAATTTAGGGAAAAATATTTTACCTATTGATGAAAAGGAAATTCTTACAAAAGAAGATATTGAACAATATAGATATTTAGTTGGTTTTAGACTTTTAAATAAGATTATTGTTCCTAGTAAAAAATATTTAGAAAAATGTGCGTCTTTGTATAAAGATGGATACTTATTAAAAAAAGAAAATGGATATATTTTAAGCCATAAAGGGTTGATGTTATTTAATGATTTTATTTCAAATTTTATAGATATATAA
- a CDS encoding YggS family pyridoxal phosphate-dependent enzyme: MSIKTNVEEILEDIKKYSPYPEKVKLIAVTKYSSVEDIEEFLETGQNICGENKVQVIKDKIEYFKEKNKKIKWHFIGNLQKNKVKYIIDDVDLIHSVNKLSLAQEINKKAEQSSKIMDVLLEINVYGEESKQGYSIDELKCDIMELQSLKSLNITGVMTMAPFTDDEKILRMVFSELRKIKDELNKEYFNNNLTELSMGMSNDYKIALQEGSTFIRVGTKIFK; the protein is encoded by the coding sequence ATGAGTATAAAAACGAATGTTGAAGAAATTTTAGAAGATATTAAAAAATATTCTCCTTATCCAGAAAAAGTAAAACTTATTGCTGTTACAAAATATTCATCTGTTGAAGATATTGAAGAATTTTTAGAAACAGGACAAAATATTTGTGGAGAAAATAAAGTACAGGTTATAAAAGATAAGATTGAATATTTTAAAGAAAAAAATAAAAAAATTAAATGGCATTTTATAGGAAATTTACAAAAAAATAAAGTCAAATATATTATAGATGATGTTGATTTAATTCATTCTGTTAATAAATTAAGTTTGGCACAAGAAATAAATAAAAAAGCTGAACAATCTTCAAAAATTATGGATGTTTTATTAGAGATAAATGTCTATGGTGAAGAAAGCAAACAAGGTTATTCCATAGATGAGCTAAAATGTGATATAATGGAGTTGCAAAGTTTAAAAAGTTTGAATATAACAGGGGTAATGACTATGGCTCCCTTTACAGATGATGAAAAAATATTGAGAATGGTTTTTTCTGAACTTAGAAAAATTAAAGATGAATTGAATAAAGAATATTTCAATAATAATCTTACTGAGCTTTCAATGGGAATGTCTAATGATTATAAGATAGCTTTACAAGAAGGAAGCACATTTATAAGAGTTGGAACAAAAATTTTTAAATAA
- a CDS encoding cell division protein SepF, with translation MGLLKDIKELVGINTGDEEDERDEELEEETTSKALSKRQKMEEEVDEFRYEDYSTIFIDPKQFEDCKKIATYIEKEKMITINLENIGPNVAQRIMDFLAGAMEIKNASFAQIAKHVYTIVPESMKVYYEGKKREKKLIDLEKGERFNGEN, from the coding sequence ATGGGACTTTTAAAAGATATAAAAGAGTTGGTTGGGATTAATACTGGTGATGAAGAGGATGAAAGAGACGAAGAATTAGAAGAAGAAACAACATCAAAAGCTCTATCAAAAAGGCAAAAAATGGAAGAAGAAGTTGATGAATTTAGATATGAAGATTATAGTACAATTTTTATTGACCCAAAACAATTTGAAGATTGTAAAAAAATTGCTACTTATATAGAAAAAGAAAAAATGATAACAATCAACTTAGAAAATATTGGACCAAATGTAGCTCAAAGAATAATGGACTTTTTAGCAGGTGCTATGGAAATTAAAAATGCAAGTTTTGCTCAAATAGCAAAACATGTGTATACAATAGTTCCTGAAAGTATGAAAGTTTATTATGAAGGAAAAAAAAGAGAAAAGAAACTTATTGATTTAGAAAAAGGTGAAAGATTTAATGGAGAAAATTAA